DNA from Rubripirellula lacrimiformis:
GCAAGCGCCCAGCTAGGCGCGTCCGGCGGAATCCGGGCTACGTGCTCGCCCGATCGATTGGGCAGGTTTGCTTTGATTTGGCTGAATCCAACACCGGTCGGGAAACCTTCTCGGCCGTGAAACCGAACCATAGCCGACAAGATTTGCCGGTTAAGCGGTTTGGACTGGATGATCGGGTCAGACTGGTCGATACCGAATGAAGGAAATTACGTAGACAACGCCAGTCTTCGATGCGCCGCTCGGGGCCTTTGGGCCACGGGACCAAGGTGCTTTGGGCCAATGTGCCTTTCGTTTGGCCAATCGGTCGCGAAACGATCGGTCACGATCGACGTCTGGTGTGGTCGTTCACGGTGAAACCGTCAGGAAAGATCATGGGCAAAAAGGATCCAGTGCCCTCGCGCCGTTATCTGGACATGTGGGCCTTGCCAGGGATGCATCCCAGCAATGTCGATATTCTGCAGCAGATGAAGACGGCCGATACCAACCATTTCACCACGCACATGGACACCGTCGGCACGGTCGCTGAACAAGATCTTGAATCCGGTTCATGGGCGACGACCCATATGTTGGGGCTTCGAACCGACGTCTGGAAAGTCGATGGCGCGGAATTGGAAGACGCGCTGGAAGTGATGCGTGATCAACGTCGTCAAACACTGAAGAAACAGATCAAGAAGACGGGGCGACTCTCCGCCAAGCAAAAAGCGGATCTGGATGCGCAGCTTGAAGATGACGACGTGATGCAGATGGAACCGGGCGAGATCGAGAAACGCCGCTTGGTTTTGAAGTTGTTCAAGACGTCGACCGATCGAGTGCGTTGGTGTGGCACGATCGAACAAGTCACCATGACCGAGGTGCACAATTCGATCGGTTCCAAACGCAATCTGCTGACGATGGTGGTGATGCTGCCGCGGTCCGAACACGTGACGTACATCCAACAGAATCACCGCACGTTCCGAATCCCATCAATTTTTACGTTTGGATTCTTCGACGGCCAACAAATGCATCACGTTGCGATCAAACGGAAATGGGTTTCGATCGGCGCCGATTTCGAAGTGGAATGCGACGGGGAATCGATTGGCGAAATCGATGGCCGGTTGTTCTCCTTTGGCGCCGATAGCTATCTCGATATCGACCCCGGACCGCTCAGTGAGAACACCGGGTTCATCGATCTGATGACTCTGTTCACCGCCAGTGTCGGGTACCACAAAGCGATGCGGAAAAGCGTCGACCGGCGAGTCAAAGCGACTCTCAGCGGCCAGTCGCATTGCCATGTCGTCTGCAACGAAGAACTAAGACTTCGCCACAACGGCCGCGCCGCCGCCTAGGGCATCCCTCACGGCGCACGAACACCGCAACACGTCCCACCAGACGTAGCGCAAGTCGCCAAGACTTTCGACGCGTCCCCACCAAGGCTCCACCAAGGCCGAAACTCTTGGCGAGTTGCGCTTGCACGTTGGTCCACCCCGTTTCGCTGCGATTGCGGCGAATCTTTGCGACTTACAGCTTGGCTTTGGGGTACGCGCCCAACACGGTTAGTCGTTGGGCTTGGGCGGCTAGTTCTTGGATCGCCGCGGCGACGGCTGGGTCATCGCGATGACCGCTCAGTTCGACAAAAAACAGGTATTCGTTGGCAGCATCTGGCGACGGGAACGATTCGATCCATGTCAGGTTCAGCGATTGTTTTTTGAACACGACCATCGCATCGGCCAAAGCGCCAGGGACGTGACTGACTTGAAACAGGATGGCTGTTTTGTCGTCACCGGTGGGGGCTTGGCGTTCTTTGCCGAGCACGGCGAAACGGGTGACGTTGTTCTGGTTGTCTTCGATGTTGACGTCGATCACATCCAGTTCATATTGCCGGCCCGCTTCCAGGCTAGCGACCGCAGCGATGCCCAATTTCTGAGACGCTAGCTCGGCCGCCGCCGCGGTACTGCTGATCTCTACCAACTGTGCGGCTGGCAGATTCTTCGTCAACCAGGCTCGGCACTGCGACAGCGCCTGCGGTTTGCTGTAGACGTGAGTGATCTCGTTTCGTGGCGATTTCGACAACAGGTTGTGGTGGATCGGCAGCAGCACCTCGCCGCAAATCTGCATCTCGCGACGAACAAACATGCCCAAGGTATCGACGACGCGGCCGTCGGTACTGTTTTCGATCGGCACCATCCCCGTCGCGACGTCGCCGCGTTGGACCGATTCAAAGACCGCTGGGATGGACGATACGGGCACCAGTTCAACGGCATCCCCGAAGTACTTGAGCGCCGCAAGGTGGCTGTAACTGTGCTCGGGGCCCAAGTACGCCACTCGCAGCTCATGCAGGGACTGCAAGCAGACACTCGATAGGTGACGCAGCAGTCCAGATACCTCATCGCTGGGCAACCCGCCGGCAAGATCACAGTGCGACGCCACGAGTGAATCGATCTGCCGCGCAGCACTGGCGACCCGTCCTACCACGGCGGCATCGTGATCCACGACTTCTGCCCGGACGATCTCTGCCCGCCGCTGGAACAGGTCGATCAGCTGAAGATCGATGTCCTGGATCAATTTCGGCGCAGCATCCTGTGGTCCCGAATCGCTGGATCCGGACTGCTTGCAACCCGACGGTTGGGGCTGGGACGATTCAGACGAAGATGGACGCGATTCGGTCATGGGCCGGGTTCATGGCGATGGAAGGGAGCAGCGGAACAGTCCGTAGCGTGATCTGCACACTAGGCTACGCGAGTCTGTCAATTTGACACACCGCACATTGGACCTTTCGAGGGCGAAATTTGAAACCTGTCAAAAAAGTATTGGAGGGATGCCTTTCGCGTGTTTCCGGGACGAAGTTGGCTAGGAACGGCCATGTTTTCGAGTTTCCGAGGCTCGCATTCCGACAAATGGCACAAACTTTGCCTTCATTGAATCTCAACGCCAAACGACGACGAAATCGACAGTCGCCGGCGACTCAAATTCAACGGACCGCTGTTGCGGTGAACCGAACAAGATAGCGTTCCCAGACAATTCAATCCCACCCGCGCGACAGAGCGACCTTTTCACGGAGAGACCTAACATGGCCCAGGGCGAAAAAATCATTGGCATTGACCTCGGTACGACGAACAGCGTTGTGGCGATCATGGAAGGCAGCGAACCCAAAGTCATCCCGAATGCCGAAGGCAATCGGCTGACACCTAGCGTCGTTGCATTCACAGACAAGAACGAAACGATCGTCGGCGAACCTGCCCGTCGACAAGCAGTGACCAACCCCAAACGCACCGTTTATTCGGTCAAGCGGTTCATGGGGCGTCGTCACGCAGAAGTCGAATCCGAAGAAAAGATGGTGCCCTACGGCGTCGTCGGAAATGCGGACGAATACGTCAAAATCGGCATTGGCGAAGACAACTACACCCCGCAAGAAATCAGCGCGAAGGTGTTGCGGAAATTGAAGGAATCGGCCGAGTCCTACCTAGGGCACAAGGTCAACAAGGCTGTCATCACAGTCCCTGCGTACTTCAACGACGCCCAACGACAAGCGACCAAAGACGCTGGCCAAATCGCCGGCCTAGAAGTCGCGCGGATCATCAACGAACCGACGGCGGCCGCGCTCGCTTATGGTCTGGACAAGAAGAAAGACGAAAAGATCATCGTCTTTGACTTGGGCGGCGGTACCTTCGACGTTTCCATCTTGGAAGTTGCCGATGCGGGCGACGAAGAACAGGAAAGCCGAGTTTTCCAAGTGGTCAGCACCAGCGGAGACGGTCACCTTGGTGGTGATGACTTCGACGATGCATTGATCAACTACGTCGCTGATACGTTCAAAAAAGACAACGCGATCGATCTGCGAAACGATCCGATGGCTTTGCAACGGTTGCAAGAAGCATGCGAAAAGGCAAAGAAAGAACTCAGCACGCTGCCTGAAACCGACATCAATCTTCCGTTCATCACGATGGACGCATCAGGTCCAAAACACCTGACGATGAAGATTTCACGCAGCAAGTTCGAAGAACTCGTTGACGACTTGGTCGAACGTTGTCGCAAACCAGTCATGCAAGCACTGGAAGATGCAGGCATGAAACCGGGCGATATCGACGAGATCGTATTGGTCGGTGGTAGCACACGTGTGCCAAAAGTGCGCGAATTGGTGAAGGCGATCTTCGGCAAGGACCCACACCAAGGTGTGAATCCCGACGAAGTGGTTGCCGTTGGCGCCGCGATTCAAGGCAGCGTTCTGGCTGGCGATCGAACCGACGTTCTGTTGCTAGACGTCACCCCGTTGACGCTGGGCATCGAAACCGAAGGTGGCGTGATGACCGCATTGGTCGAACGCAACACCACGATTCCTGTCGAAAAGAAGAACGTTTTCAGTACGGCTGCGGACGGTCAAACTGCGGTCACCGTTCGGGTGTTCCAGGGCGAGCGGAAGATGGCGACCAGCAACCGATTGCTGGGCGAATTCAACTTGGAAGGGATCCCGCCTCAACCGCGCGGAATGCCACAGATCGAAGTCAAATTTGACATCGACCAGAACGGCATCCTGGCGGTGTCGGCGAAAGAACTGAAAACCGGTAAAGAAGCATCGGTCCAGATCAAGGAAGCCGGCGCGCTTAGCGAAGACGAAATCGAACAAATGCGAAAAGATGCTGAATCCAATGCGGATGAAGATCGCAAGCAGTTCGAACTTGTCGAAGCCAAGAACAAGGCTAGCCAACAAGTTTATCAGCTCGAAAAGTTGATGAAAGAAAACGACGACAAGCTGACCGATTCGGACAAAGAACCGATGAACAAGGCGATCGAAAAGGTGAAATCCGCCTCCGAAGGCGAAGACGCCGACGCGATCAAACAAGCGACCGACGAATTGGATGCCGCGTCGCAAGCGTTCAGCAAGGTCTTGTACGAGAAGAACGAAGCAGCCGGTGGCGATGCAGCCGGCGCCGGTGCAGCCGCTAGTGCTGACACCAGCGACGATGATGCCATCGATGCCGACTTCGAAGTCAAAGACTAGTTGATCGGATCAACCGCGGCTCCGGCCGCGTTTCAATAGCGAAAGGCGGGCGTTCATTTTTGGACGCTCGCCTTTTTTTATGCGCTAATCGTTTCGGGTCAATGCGCCGTCCATCGATGCTTCTGCGTCGATGTGTCCGCGTCCTTCCACACCCGTTTGGTTCCCATTGGTCCACCCTTTGCTCTCTGTGGCCAATACAAGGAGATACACTGCCATGACATTTCGATTCGATAAGTTAACTACCAAAGCTCAGTCCATTGTTGCCGAGGCTCAGGCCAACGCGGCGTCCACCGGAAACCCCGAGATATCAACGCTTCATATCTTGTCGGCGATGTTGGACGAATCCGAAGGGATCACACGTCCACTGTTGGACAAGATGAAGGTCGATGTCGGCCAACTGGTCAGCACGGTCCAAAGCGAACTAGGACGACTGCCCGCAGTGTCGGGCGGTCGTCAACCGGCGATGGCGTCCGAACTGCAGAAAGCGTTCGACGCGGCCGCTGATGCCGCCGCATCGTTGAAAGACGAATACGTTGCAACCGAGCACCTGTTGTTAGGGTTGGTTCGTGCCGATGGCAAGGCGCAGCGGTTGCTGAAATTGGCCGGGGTGTCCGAGAGCGATGTGCTAACTGCGATGGCCGCGGTGCGCGGATCCGCTCGCGTCACCGACCAGAACGCCGAAGATACCTACCAAGCACTGGAAAAGTTCGGCATCGACCTGACTCAATTGGCCGCTAGCGGCAAGTTGGATCCGGTGATCGGTCGCGACAGCGAGATTCGCCGAGTCATTCAAGTTTTGTCGCGTCGAACAAAGAATAACCCTGTGCTGATCGGGCAGCCCGGCGTGGGCAAGACGGCGATCGCCGAAGGGTTGGCGCTGCGAATCTTCGAAGGTGATATTCCGCAAAGTCTGAAGGACAAGAAAGTCGTCTCGTTGGACATGGGCGCCCTGGTCGCCGGTGCGAAGTTCCGCGGCGATTTCGAAGAACGTCTGAAATCGGTCCTGCGGGAAGTCAAAGACAGTGACGGTCAGGTCATTCTATTCATCGATGAACTGCACTTGGTCGTGGGTGCGGGCAAGGCGGAAGGGTCGCCGGACGCAGCGAACTTGCTGAAACCGGAACTGGCCCGCGGTGCGCTGCGATGCATCGGAGCCACGACGCTGGATGAATACCGGCAACACATCGAAAAAGACGCAGCGTTGGAACGTCGTTTCCAACCGGTCTACGTCGGCGAACCCAACGTGGAAGACACCATCGCGATCCTGCGCGGGTTGAAGTCACGCTACGAATCTCACCACGGTGTGCGGATCACGGACAGTGCAATCGTCGCGGCTGCCAATTTGTCGGACCGCTACATCGCTGATCGATTCTTGCCAGACAAAGCGATCGATTTGATCGACGAAGCGGCTAGCCGGTTGGCGATCGAAAAGGAAAGTGTGCCAGAACCGATCGACCAGATTCAACGTCGGCTTCGCCAGTTGGAATTGGCGCATCGGCAGTTGGTGGCCGAAGAGGAAGATTCTGCGGTCGCCAAGCGAACCGAGATCGAAGAGGAAATGGAATCCTTGGGCCGCGATTTGGCGAACCTTCGCGAACAATGGGATGCCGAGAAAATCGGCCTCGACGATGTTCAGACGATCCGACAAGAAGCAGAAGCGCTGAAGCATCGGTTTGCGACATTGGATGCCGAAGCGAAACAGAAACAACTTCGCGGTGAGAGCCCCGAACAGATCTATCAGGAAATGTTGGACACCCGTTCCAAGCAAACCGAACTGGAGAATCGCTTGGCGGAACTGGAGTCGCGCGAAGCGGCTCCCGAACCGGACCCTGTGGATTCCAAGCGTCGCTTGCTGCGCCGCGATGTCACCGAGGAAGAGATCGCCGAGGTCGTCAGTACATGGACCGGCGTTCCCGTCACTCGAATGCTGGAAACCGAACGCGCCAAGTTGCTGGTCATGGAAGAGCGCTTGCATGCTCGCGTGATCGGACAAGACGAAGCCGTCGCAGCGGTCTCGGACGCGGTACGTCGAAGCCGTAGCGGATTGCAGGATCCGAATCGTCCGATTGGTTCGTTCCTGTTTCTAGGTCCGACCGGCGTCGGCAAGACGGAGCTTTGCAAGGCGCTTGCCGAAGTGATGTTCGACGACGATTCCGCGATGGTGCGGATCGACATGAGCGAGTTCATGGAACGGCACAGTGTGTCGCGATTGATCGGTGCACCGCCCGGATACGTCGGTTACGAAGAGGGTGGCAAGTTGACCGAAGCGGTCCGGCGTCGGCCCTATGCGGTGTTGCTGCTGGACGAGATGGAAAAGGCTCACCCCGATGTTTTCAACATCCTGTTGCAGGTGCTCGATGACGGCAGACTGACCGACGGGCACGGGCGAACCGTCAACTTTTCCAACACGGTCATCGTGATGACTAGCAACGCCGGCAGTCAGGTGATCCAACAGGTCACCGAGGAAGGCGGCAGCGAGGAAGATATGCACGTTGCGGTCAACGAGGCGCTGAAGGCAAGGTTCCTGCCAGAGTTCCTGAACCGGATCGATGACATCGTGATCTTCCACCCGCTCAACAGGGACGAGATTCGAAAGATCGTCGGTTTGCAACTGAACCACTTGGCCACCCGACTGAAAGAGAACGACCTGACATTGCAGTTCAGCGACGCAGCGATCGACGAGATTGCCAAGGTGGGTTACGACCCGACCTATGGTGCACGTCCGCTGAAGCGAGTGATCCAGCGTGAGATTCAGAACCGCTTGGCCACGGCATTGCTGAAAAATTCGTACCCGGACGGATCCGTCGTTTCGGTGGATTTCGTCGGGGACGAGTACGTCTTTACGGGGTCAAGCGAGGTGGTTTCCTAGCCTGTGGATCCGGTGAACGGTCAGTTTTGTTGATTGACCATCACCGGGGCGCGGCCCGGAATGATTCGGACTTCGATGTCATCGAGACTCTTTTGACGAAGCGTGTCTTCGTTCGGGGTCTCGATGTCATCGAGTGTCCGATCGCGAAGGTAGGGGCGGCGTGGTTCTTCATCGTCGGTGTTGGGCCCGTCTTCGTCCCAGTTTTCGTTCTCTTGCATATCACCATCGTCGCCACGCTGTTGCTTCTTCAACTGCTGACGCTCGCGGATGATTTCGTCTGGATGATCGGGTTCGTCGCGATTGGTCAACGCCGCCATCTTGGCGCCACCGGGGTCAAAGACGCTGCCGACGCGTCCCGAATCGCGATTGGTACGCTGCCAGGCTCCGCCATATGCCGGATAGGCAAGATCTTCGCAGTCGGCGCAAATTCGACATCCGCCAAGCGGCAGTGCGGCGATCATCAGCACCGCGATCGACCAGGTTTGAACCAGTCGCGGGCGGAGCGATTCCGTACGGTGGGAGATGTTTGACATGGTTCAGACTCGAAGCGTATGCGATCTCGCAAGGAAACGTCGACGCCCTGTGGCATCGATATCAGGTTGTATCGGTTAGTCAGGCAGGTGGCCTGAGTGAAACTGTTCCGGTTGGGCGAAGGTTTTTGTCTCGGCAGATCGTGCGGCCATCCTGGCAGTCGGGGGGGGGGCGATTTCGTGGAAATTTCAAGGATTTGCTAAAGTCGCCCTTCCGGGGGAACGCCTCTAGATGGCATGAAGGGACTTGGGCCGCAGGATTCGCGGCCTTCTTATCTTTTAGAACGCGGAAAATGGAGTTTCCCAGCGTGCCTGATCTTCCCCAAATTACAGCCATCATGGATGCTATTCTGCTACCGTTGATGGGAAGCGTTGCGTTGGTATTCGCCAAGATGACCCAAGGCGAAGCCGCTAGATGGGCCGAAAAACAGTTTTTCGCCGCTCTGGTCGTGATTACGATCGTGACCGTCCGTACCGTCATCATGTGTGACGAAACGTGGCTGCTGCACACCGCGACTTTGGCCACCATGATCGTGGGCGCGCTTGTGGTTCCCGGATACGATTCGTCGCTTGCCACTTAGACCGTTGACAATCATTCGCCACCCGACGCTTTGATGCCTGACCCAGATCCCACCGCGATCCCGTTCGTTGAAATCGTTCCGCCGGGCCGCGTGGATGGTCGCATCCGCCCGCCGGGTAGCAAAAGCCTGACCAATCGAGCCCTGATTTGTGCGGCCTTCGCCGACGGGAACTCGATTTTGACCGGGGCGCTGCGGAGCGAAGACACCGAAGTAATGATCGACGCGGTCCGATCGATCGGTATCAGCGTCGATGTCCAGGATGGCGGTCGGACACTGTCAGTCGATACGTCCGGACGCAGCCGTGGCGGTTCGCCCGATCAACCGACCCAGATGTTCATCGCCAACAGCGGGACAACCATCCGCTTCTTAACGGCGGCACTGTCTGCCTTTGGTGGTTGCTATCGTTTGCATGGAGTCGATCGCATGCACCAGCGACCCATCGGGGACCTGGTCACTGCCATCGACGATGTCATCGATGGATCGATCGCTGCGGTGTCCGCCGGTGGATGCCCCCCGGTTACCATTTCATCCAACGGGTGGAAGGGAGACCGTCTTTCGGTCGCAGGCAGCGTCAGCAGCCAATACCTGAGCGGATTGATGATGGCCGCGCCAATTGCCAATAGTCATTCGGCCACCAGTGGTCATTCGACTGCCGCGAATTCATCCCCCACCAAACGAATCGA
Protein-coding regions in this window:
- the pheA gene encoding prephenate dehydratase is translated as MTESRPSSSESSQPQPSGCKQSGSSDSGPQDAAPKLIQDIDLQLIDLFQRRAEIVRAEVVDHDAAVVGRVASAARQIDSLVASHCDLAGGLPSDEVSGLLRHLSSVCLQSLHELRVAYLGPEHSYSHLAALKYFGDAVELVPVSSIPAVFESVQRGDVATGMVPIENSTDGRVVDTLGMFVRREMQICGEVLLPIHHNLLSKSPRNEITHVYSKPQALSQCRAWLTKNLPAAQLVEISSTAAAAELASQKLGIAAVASLEAGRQYELDVIDVNIEDNQNNVTRFAVLGKERQAPTGDDKTAILFQVSHVPGALADAMVVFKKQSLNLTWIESFPSPDAANEYLFFVELSGHRDDPAVAAAIQELAAQAQRLTVLGAYPKAKL
- the dnaK gene encoding molecular chaperone DnaK, with protein sequence MAQGEKIIGIDLGTTNSVVAIMEGSEPKVIPNAEGNRLTPSVVAFTDKNETIVGEPARRQAVTNPKRTVYSVKRFMGRRHAEVESEEKMVPYGVVGNADEYVKIGIGEDNYTPQEISAKVLRKLKESAESYLGHKVNKAVITVPAYFNDAQRQATKDAGQIAGLEVARIINEPTAAALAYGLDKKKDEKIIVFDLGGGTFDVSILEVADAGDEEQESRVFQVVSTSGDGHLGGDDFDDALINYVADTFKKDNAIDLRNDPMALQRLQEACEKAKKELSTLPETDINLPFITMDASGPKHLTMKISRSKFEELVDDLVERCRKPVMQALEDAGMKPGDIDEIVLVGGSTRVPKVRELVKAIFGKDPHQGVNPDEVVAVGAAIQGSVLAGDRTDVLLLDVTPLTLGIETEGGVMTALVERNTTIPVEKKNVFSTAADGQTAVTVRVFQGERKMATSNRLLGEFNLEGIPPQPRGMPQIEVKFDIDQNGILAVSAKELKTGKEASVQIKEAGALSEDEIEQMRKDAESNADEDRKQFELVEAKNKASQQVYQLEKLMKENDDKLTDSDKEPMNKAIEKVKSASEGEDADAIKQATDELDAASQAFSKVLYEKNEAAGGDAAGAGAAASADTSDDDAIDADFEVKD
- the clpB gene encoding ATP-dependent chaperone ClpB gives rise to the protein MTFRFDKLTTKAQSIVAEAQANAASTGNPEISTLHILSAMLDESEGITRPLLDKMKVDVGQLVSTVQSELGRLPAVSGGRQPAMASELQKAFDAAADAAASLKDEYVATEHLLLGLVRADGKAQRLLKLAGVSESDVLTAMAAVRGSARVTDQNAEDTYQALEKFGIDLTQLAASGKLDPVIGRDSEIRRVIQVLSRRTKNNPVLIGQPGVGKTAIAEGLALRIFEGDIPQSLKDKKVVSLDMGALVAGAKFRGDFEERLKSVLREVKDSDGQVILFIDELHLVVGAGKAEGSPDAANLLKPELARGALRCIGATTLDEYRQHIEKDAALERRFQPVYVGEPNVEDTIAILRGLKSRYESHHGVRITDSAIVAAANLSDRYIADRFLPDKAIDLIDEAASRLAIEKESVPEPIDQIQRRLRQLELAHRQLVAEEEDSAVAKRTEIEEEMESLGRDLANLREQWDAEKIGLDDVQTIRQEAEALKHRFATLDAEAKQKQLRGESPEQIYQEMLDTRSKQTELENRLAELESREAAPEPDPVDSKRRLLRRDVTEEEIAEVVSTWTGVPVTRMLETERAKLLVMEERLHARVIGQDEAVAAVSDAVRRSRSGLQDPNRPIGSFLFLGPTGVGKTELCKALAEVMFDDDSAMVRIDMSEFMERHSVSRLIGAPPGYVGYEEGGKLTEAVRRRPYAVLLLDEMEKAHPDVFNILLQVLDDGRLTDGHGRTVNFSNTVIVMTSNAGSQVIQQVTEEGGSEEDMHVAVNEALKARFLPEFLNRIDDIVIFHPLNRDEIRKIVGLQLNHLATRLKENDLTLQFSDAAIDEIAKVGYDPTYGARPLKRVIQREIQNRLATALLKNSYPDGSVVSVDFVGDEYVFTGSSEVVS
- a CDS encoding LURP-one-related/scramblase family protein yields the protein MKPSGKIMGKKDPVPSRRYLDMWALPGMHPSNVDILQQMKTADTNHFTTHMDTVGTVAEQDLESGSWATTHMLGLRTDVWKVDGAELEDALEVMRDQRRQTLKKQIKKTGRLSAKQKADLDAQLEDDDVMQMEPGEIEKRRLVLKLFKTSTDRVRWCGTIEQVTMTEVHNSIGSKRNLLTMVVMLPRSEHVTYIQQNHRTFRIPSIFTFGFFDGQQMHHVAIKRKWVSIGADFEVECDGESIGEIDGRLFSFGADSYLDIDPGPLSENTGFIDLMTLFTASVGYHKAMRKSVDRRVKATLSGQSHCHVVCNEELRLRHNGRAAA